A genomic stretch from Prionailurus bengalensis isolate Pbe53 chromosome E2, Fcat_Pben_1.1_paternal_pri, whole genome shotgun sequence includes:
- the LOC122494459 gene encoding pyruvate dehydrogenase phosphatase regulatory subunit, mitochondrial-like isoform X1 has translation MMFSRLLSVARRQRTGRGWQNWSSGRSGAPAAEAHSVALPAQAQVVICGGGIMGTSVAYHLSKMGWKDIVLLEQGRLAAGSTRFCAGILSTARHLTIEQKMADYSNKLYQQLEQETGIQTEPLLSSLLRRMPELETLEIVKLVNCPETFTPDMRCIMGESPAVQGYYVLVGVNSAGLSFGGGA, from the exons ATGATGTTTTCCCGGTTGCTGTCGGTGGCCCGGAGACAAAGGACCGGCCGAGGATGGCAGAACTGGTCGTCGGGGAGAAGCGGTGCGCCAGCTGCCGAGGCGCATTCTGTCGCCCTGCCTGCCCAGGCACAGGTGGTCATCTGTGGCGGTGGAATCATGGGCACATCCGTGGCCTATCACCTCTCCAAGATGGGCTGGAAGGATATTGTCCTTTTGGAGCAGGGCAG GCTGGCCGCTGGCTCTACGAGGTTCTGTGCCGGCATCCTGAGCACCGCCAGGCACTTGACCATCGAGCAGAAGATGGCAGACTATTCCAACAAACTCTACCAGCAGTTAGAGCAAGAAACAGGGATCCAAACAG AGCCCCTGCTGAGTTCCCTCCTGCGTCGGATGCCAGAACTGGAGACTCTGGAGATCGTGAAGTTGGTCAACTGCCCCGAGACCTTCACCCCAGACATGAGGTGCATCATGGGCGAGTCTCCTGCAGTGCAGGGCTACTATGTCCTAGTGGGAGTGAACTCTGCTGGCCTGTCGTTTGGAGGAGGGGCTTGA